From one Terriglobia bacterium genomic stretch:
- a CDS encoding S46 family peptidase encodes MRPRSPASRGPFVAECPGHPKPREVRVRGFRLLTCLLAVVPCCRPALADEGMWMPQQIPELRKQLDAIGFKGDPKAFADLTGYPMGAVVSLGGCSASFVSPDGLIVTNQHCVTGALQYNATPARNLLEDGYLAKTREDELWAGPGSRAYVMLSVKEVTGEITGNIDPKIDDRARFEVIERRTKERIKECEKDGLRCRVASYFEGYRYFEIAQLEIQDVRLVYTPAAGIGSFGGEIDNWQWPRHTGDFGFYRAYVSKEGKSAPYSKDNVPYHPKVRLEVDPKGVEPGDPVFVVGYPGSTRRMETYSAIRRMTEWTLPRQIKRSEDQLAILEDVSRDDPEIRIKVANRVRGLNNGLTNNRGKLKGLLQANLLAAKEAREKELTAWIAADPARVKEYGDVLPALDALTAEENRTRERDSALRAVVSGSSLFASAGTIHKLSLERAKADLDRDPEYQERNWKRIREREERQQKTLDLKVDRAMFRYGLLEAARLPAASRIAPLDAAVGLAAGMGDADAGRAIDAFLDKVYAGTRLSDLSLRLGLLEKPTADVLATKDGFIDLAALLYPAREEIEERDKKNEGLRSRLTPRYVRALLEFSGGLLPPDANGTLRVTFGKVEGVGERDGLVYLPQTTLAGILEKQTGTAPFNAPKAELDAIAALRAGKKTPYATSRLADVPVNFLATVDTTGGNSGSPALNAKGQLIGLLFDGTFDTVGSDIVFDAVRTRSILVDVRYMLWVMTEVDGATDLLREIDPRLGSHS; translated from the coding sequence ATGAGGCCCCGGTCGCCTGCGTCGCGGGGCCCGTTCGTGGCAGAATGCCCCGGTCACCCCAAACCAAGGGAGGTTCGCGTGAGGGGCTTCCGACTTCTGACCTGTCTCCTCGCCGTCGTTCCGTGCTGCCGCCCCGCCCTCGCCGACGAGGGAATGTGGATGCCGCAGCAGATCCCCGAGCTCCGGAAACAGCTGGACGCCATCGGCTTCAAGGGCGACCCGAAAGCATTCGCGGACCTCACGGGGTATCCGATGGGAGCGGTCGTCTCCCTCGGCGGCTGCAGCGCTTCCTTCGTTTCTCCGGACGGGCTCATCGTCACGAACCAGCACTGCGTGACCGGCGCGCTGCAGTACAACGCGACCCCCGCGCGCAACCTGCTGGAGGACGGCTACCTCGCGAAGACGCGGGAGGACGAGCTTTGGGCCGGGCCGGGGAGCCGCGCCTACGTGATGCTCTCGGTGAAGGAGGTCACCGGCGAGATCACCGGGAACATCGACCCGAAGATCGACGACCGCGCCCGCTTCGAGGTCATCGAGCGGCGGACCAAGGAGCGCATTAAGGAGTGCGAGAAGGACGGCCTCCGGTGCCGCGTCGCGAGCTACTTCGAGGGGTACCGCTACTTCGAGATCGCGCAGCTCGAGATCCAGGACGTCCGGCTCGTGTACACGCCCGCCGCCGGGATCGGCTCGTTCGGAGGCGAGATCGACAACTGGCAGTGGCCGCGCCACACGGGCGACTTCGGCTTCTACCGGGCCTACGTCTCCAAGGAGGGGAAGTCCGCGCCGTATTCGAAGGACAACGTGCCCTATCACCCGAAAGTCCGGCTTGAGGTCGATCCCAAGGGGGTCGAGCCGGGCGATCCGGTCTTCGTCGTCGGCTACCCGGGCTCGACCCGCCGGATGGAGACCTACTCGGCGATCCGGCGGATGACCGAGTGGACGCTGCCGCGGCAGATCAAGCGGTCGGAGGACCAGCTGGCGATCCTCGAGGACGTGTCGCGCGACGACCCGGAGATCCGGATCAAGGTCGCCAACCGCGTGCGCGGCCTCAACAACGGCCTCACCAACAACCGCGGAAAGCTGAAGGGCCTCCTCCAGGCCAACCTCCTCGCCGCCAAGGAAGCGCGCGAGAAGGAGCTCACGGCGTGGATCGCCGCCGACCCCGCGCGGGTCAAGGAGTACGGTGACGTCCTTCCGGCCCTCGACGCGCTGACCGCGGAGGAGAACAGGACCCGTGAGCGGGATTCCGCGCTCCGCGCGGTCGTGTCCGGATCCTCGCTCTTCGCGTCCGCCGGGACGATCCACAAGCTCTCGCTGGAGCGGGCGAAGGCGGACCTCGATCGCGACCCGGAGTACCAGGAGCGCAACTGGAAAAGGATCCGCGAGCGCGAGGAGCGGCAGCAGAAGACGCTGGACCTCAAGGTCGACCGCGCGATGTTCCGTTACGGCCTCCTCGAGGCGGCGCGCCTTCCCGCGGCCTCCCGCATCGCGCCGCTGGACGCGGCCGTCGGACTCGCCGCCGGGATGGGCGACGCCGACGCCGGGCGCGCCATCGATGCGTTCCTCGACAAGGTCTACGCCGGAACCCGTCTCTCCGACCTTTCGCTGCGCCTCGGGCTCCTCGAGAAGCCCACCGCCGACGTGCTCGCGACCAAGGACGGCTTCATCGATCTGGCCGCGCTCCTGTACCCGGCGAGAGAGGAGATCGAGGAGCGCGACAAGAAGAACGAGGGGCTGCGCTCGCGGCTCACGCCTCGGTACGTCCGCGCGCTCCTGGAATTTTCGGGTGGCCTCCTCCCGCCCGACGCCAACGGCACGCTTCGGGTGACGTTCGGCAAGGTCGAGGGGGTCGGCGAGCGCGACGGGCTCGTGTACCTGCCGCAGACGACGCTCGCCGGGATTCTGGAGAAGCAAACCGGCACGGCCCCGTTCAACGCGCCCAAGGCCGAGCTGGACGCGATCGCCGCGCTCCGCGCCGGCAAGAAGACGCCTTACGCGACTTCCAGGCTCGCCGACGTGCCGGTGAACTTCCTGGCCACGGTGGACACCACCGGGGGCAACTCGGGATCGCCCGCGCTGAACGCCAAGGGGCAGCTGATCGGGCTGCTGTTCGACGGCACGTTCGACACGGTCGGCTCCGACATCGTATTCGACGCCGTGCGCACGCGCTCGATCCTGGTGGACGTGCGCTACATGCTCTGGGTGATGACCGAGGTGGACGGCGCCACGGACCTGCTGCGCGAGATCGACCCGCGGCTCGGCTCCCACTCCTGA
- a CDS encoding Hsp20/alpha crystallin family protein has translation MRLVRWDPFQNLIAMSNQVNRIFNDTNSPRAEDSVEAWAPPVDVFERGDHLVFRAEIPGVKKEDMDVRIENGVLTLCGERKQESEIKEENAYRMESVYGTFRRSFSLPTTVDASKVTATSKDGILEVTVPKIEAAKPKEIEIKAA, from the coding sequence ATGAGACTCGTCCGGTGGGACCCATTCCAGAATCTGATCGCGATGAGCAACCAGGTCAACCGCATCTTCAACGATACCAACAGCCCGCGCGCCGAGGATTCGGTCGAGGCGTGGGCACCGCCCGTGGACGTCTTCGAGAGGGGCGACCACCTCGTGTTTCGGGCGGAGATCCCGGGGGTCAAGAAGGAAGACATGGACGTCCGGATCGAGAACGGCGTGCTGACCCTCTGCGGCGAGCGCAAGCAGGAGTCCGAGATCAAGGAGGAGAACGCCTACCGGATGGAGAGCGTCTACGGGACGTTCCGGCGGAGCTTCTCCCTTCCCACCACGGTCGACGCCTCGAAGGTCACCGCAACCTCCAAAGACGGCATCCTCGAGGTGACCGTTCCGAAGATCGAGGCCGCGAAACCCAAGGAGATCGAGATCAAGGCCGCGTAA
- a CDS encoding AsmA family protein encodes MRKVLLIGCGLVGFLLLAAIAFSAWFDINSWKSNIEATVSHATDMEVTIKGKIGVTRWPPLDVVLHDLQFRIRGDPILTIEAVKLSSLKLVPLFRKQVSAGACELVGPVITVVKYADGRFNFESASEKATADGGTGPATPVFVASRLSVRGGRYAYAERKTGERADIEGIEADVRDFAISPSRAETLGDFSFAGSIAGKTVRRGTLTITDVRSPITAEKGRFSLDAVTMDIFGGKGTGVVVAHTPPPAPRYEITLEVPQCRVERLLEGLGEKKFLGGEGALTMHLLTTGRGNRELTKNLSGEVSLRGNKLEAYAMDVDRLVAKVEKTRRFSLIDLGAFFIAGPLGTVATKGYDFGRAYQQAGTGHGTLERLVATWQIGNGVAEARDCALATERNRVAFVGSIDLLQESYLDAVVAVLDDRGCSRFSQRLSGPIADPKLLTMSSFQRLAGPFVGLFQKARRMLAPNAKCEVVYNGSVPQPHESAEPAHPVRR; translated from the coding sequence ATGAGGAAGGTCCTTCTCATCGGGTGCGGCCTCGTGGGCTTCCTCCTGCTCGCGGCCATCGCATTCTCGGCGTGGTTCGACATCAACTCCTGGAAGTCGAACATTGAAGCCACCGTTTCGCACGCCACCGATATGGAGGTCACGATCAAGGGCAAGATCGGGGTCACGCGGTGGCCGCCCCTGGACGTCGTCCTCCATGACCTTCAGTTCCGGATCCGCGGCGACCCGATCCTCACCATCGAGGCGGTCAAGCTGTCGTCGCTCAAACTCGTCCCGCTCTTCCGGAAACAGGTGAGCGCGGGCGCGTGCGAACTCGTGGGCCCCGTCATCACGGTCGTCAAGTACGCGGACGGACGGTTCAACTTCGAAAGCGCGTCCGAGAAGGCTACCGCTGACGGCGGGACTGGCCCGGCCACCCCCGTTTTTGTTGCCTCCCGTCTGAGCGTCCGCGGCGGTCGCTATGCCTACGCGGAACGGAAGACCGGCGAGCGAGCGGACATCGAAGGCATCGAGGCCGACGTCCGCGACTTCGCCATCTCTCCGTCTCGCGCCGAGACGCTGGGCGACTTCTCCTTCGCAGGAAGCATCGCTGGCAAAACGGTACGACGGGGCACGCTCACGATCACCGACGTGAGATCTCCGATCACGGCCGAGAAGGGCCGCTTCTCGCTCGATGCCGTCACGATGGATATCTTCGGCGGCAAGGGCACGGGCGTCGTCGTCGCGCACACCCCCCCGCCCGCGCCCCGCTACGAGATCACCCTCGAGGTCCCGCAATGCCGCGTCGAGCGTCTTCTCGAAGGACTGGGTGAGAAGAAGTTCCTCGGCGGCGAGGGGGCGCTCACGATGCACCTGCTGACGACCGGCCGGGGGAACCGAGAGCTCACGAAGAACCTCTCCGGCGAGGTCTCGCTGCGCGGCAACAAACTCGAGGCGTACGCCATGGATGTGGATCGGCTGGTCGCCAAGGTCGAGAAGACGCGCAGATTCAGCCTCATCGACCTCGGTGCCTTCTTCATCGCCGGCCCTCTCGGCACCGTCGCCACCAAGGGCTACGACTTCGGACGCGCCTACCAGCAGGCCGGGACCGGCCACGGTACCCTCGAGCGGCTGGTGGCGACCTGGCAGATCGGGAACGGCGTCGCCGAGGCCCGAGACTGCGCGCTTGCGACGGAACGGAATCGCGTGGCGTTCGTCGGAAGCATCGACCTGCTTCAGGAGTCCTACCTGGATGCCGTCGTGGCGGTGCTCGACGACAGGGGTTGCTCCCGGTTCAGCCAGCGGCTCTCCGGACCGATCGCGGACCCCAAGCTGCTCACGATGAGCTCGTTCCAGAGACTCGCCGGCCCGTTCGTCGGCCTCTTCCAGAAGGCCCGTCGGATGCTCGCGCCGAATGCCAAGTGCGAGGTCGTCTACAACGGATCCGTCCCGCAGCCGCACGAATCGGCGGAACCTGCCCACCCGGTGCGGCGGTGA
- the kaiC gene encoding circadian clock protein KaiC yields MRNDGPKSTSPAARLPKCPTGIQGLDEITGGGLPRGRPTLVCGGAGCGKTLFAAEFLVRGAVKFGEPGVFMSFEETDAELKSNVASLGFDLAGLARRKKIVLDHVYIERSEIQETGEYDLEGLFVRLGHAIDTIGARRVVLDTLEALFAGLPNEAILRAELRRLFRWLKDKSVTAVITAEAGRQQLTRHGLEEYVSDCVILLDHRINDQIATRHLRVVKYRGALHGTNEYPFLIGDEGISVLPITSLGLNHKVSSGRISTGIPRLDAMLGGRGFFRGSSILLTGTPGTGKTSVAACFAQAAAGRGDRVLFFSFEESPSQIIRNMRSINLRLEPLVRRGHLRFHAARPTLCGLEMHLATMFKEIAAFQPDVVIVDPITSLLAAGTDHETKGMVTRLIDFLKSGQVTSLFTSLTHGGHALQQSEIAMSSLMDSWLLLQDFEGNGERNRVLYVLKARGMAHSNQVREFLISSRGIDLVDAYIGPSGVLTGASRVAQAAREKAEALAGQQEAARRKRELERKRAMLEHQIAALRSEYETEEGELRRVDAQVGTRTRVLTAERTELARLRHSDAIKVAARAPAKAKSRGRR; encoded by the coding sequence ATGAGGAACGACGGTCCCAAATCCACCTCCCCGGCAGCTCGTTTGCCCAAGTGTCCCACGGGCATCCAGGGTCTCGACGAGATCACGGGGGGTGGATTGCCGCGCGGGCGGCCCACGCTGGTGTGCGGCGGCGCGGGTTGCGGCAAGACGCTGTTCGCCGCGGAATTCCTCGTGCGCGGCGCCGTGAAGTTCGGCGAGCCGGGCGTTTTCATGTCCTTCGAGGAGACGGACGCGGAGCTGAAGAGCAACGTCGCGTCGCTCGGTTTCGACTTGGCGGGTCTGGCCCGGCGCAAGAAGATCGTGCTCGACCACGTCTACATCGAACGCAGCGAGATCCAGGAGACCGGCGAGTACGACCTGGAGGGGCTGTTCGTTCGGCTGGGTCACGCGATCGATACCATCGGCGCCAGGCGCGTGGTGCTGGACACCCTCGAAGCGCTCTTCGCCGGACTGCCCAACGAGGCCATCCTGCGCGCCGAGCTGCGCCGGCTCTTCCGCTGGCTCAAGGACAAGAGCGTGACCGCCGTCATCACGGCCGAGGCCGGGCGCCAGCAACTGACGCGCCACGGGCTGGAGGAGTACGTCTCCGACTGCGTCATCCTGCTCGATCATCGGATCAACGACCAGATCGCCACGCGGCATCTTCGTGTGGTGAAGTACCGCGGCGCCCTGCACGGCACCAACGAATACCCCTTCCTCATCGGCGACGAAGGCATCAGCGTATTGCCCATCACGTCGCTGGGGCTGAACCACAAGGTGTCGAGCGGTAGGATCTCCACCGGCATCCCGCGGCTCGATGCGATGCTGGGCGGCCGGGGTTTCTTCCGCGGAAGCAGCATTCTGCTGACGGGCACGCCCGGCACCGGCAAGACCAGCGTCGCCGCCTGTTTTGCCCAAGCTGCCGCCGGGCGCGGGGATCGCGTGCTCTTCTTCTCGTTCGAGGAATCGCCCAGCCAGATCATCCGCAACATGCGCTCCATCAATTTGCGCTTGGAGCCGCTGGTCCGGCGCGGCCACCTGCGGTTCCACGCGGCGCGGCCCACCCTCTGCGGCCTGGAGATGCACCTGGCCACCATGTTCAAGGAGATCGCCGCGTTTCAACCCGACGTCGTCATCGTGGACCCGATCACCAGCCTGCTGGCCGCGGGCACCGACCACGAAACCAAAGGGATGGTGACGCGGCTGATCGACTTCCTGAAGAGCGGGCAAGTCACCTCGCTCTTCACCAGCCTGACGCACGGCGGCCATGCGCTGCAACAGAGCGAGATCGCCATGTCGTCGCTCATGGACTCGTGGCTGTTGCTCCAGGACTTCGAAGGCAACGGCGAGCGCAATCGCGTGCTCTACGTGCTCAAGGCGCGCGGCATGGCGCATTCGAACCAGGTCCGCGAATTCCTGATCTCCAGCCGGGGCATCGACCTCGTGGACGCCTACATCGGTCCCAGCGGCGTCCTGACCGGCGCCTCCCGCGTGGCGCAGGCCGCCCGCGAAAAAGCCGAAGCGCTGGCCGGCCAACAGGAAGCCGCCCGCCGAAAGCGCGAATTGGAGCGGAAACGCGCGATGCTCGAACACCAGATCGCCGCGCTCCGCTCCGAATACGAAACCGAAGAAGGGGAACTGCGACGCGTGGACGCGCAGGTGGGTACGCGGACGCGCGTGCTGACCGCCGAGAGGACCGAATTGGCCCGCTTGCGCCACTCGGACGCCATCAAGGTGGCGGCCCGCGCTCCGGCCAAGGCCAAATCGAGGGGCCGACGATGA
- a CDS encoding circadian clock protein KaiB, producing the protein MKAGTVRRTESGSRRRPAKLWQLRLYVAGQTPKSVAAFSNLTRICEGHLNGRYSIEVIDLVEQPQLSKGDQILALPTLVRKLPQPVRKIIGDLSDTDRVLVGLDLRPADRRGGES; encoded by the coding sequence ATGAAGGCCGGAACCGTGAGACGCACGGAGTCCGGCTCCCGTCGCCGGCCCGCCAAGCTCTGGCAACTGCGCCTTTACGTGGCCGGCCAGACGCCCAAGTCGGTGGCGGCGTTCTCGAACCTGACGAGGATCTGCGAAGGCCACCTGAACGGGCGCTACAGCATCGAGGTGATCGATTTGGTGGAGCAGCCGCAGCTTTCGAAGGGCGACCAGATCCTGGCCCTTCCCACGCTGGTGCGCAAGCTGCCGCAGCCCGTGCGGAAGATCATCGGCGACCTGTCCGATACCGATCGCGTGCTGGTCGGTTTGGATCTGCGCCCCGCCGATCGTCGCGGGGGTGAGTCGTGA